Part of the Streptomyces sp. NBC_00457 genome, GCGCAGAAGCCGCCGTTGCGGCCCGAGGCGGCCCAGCCCACCTCGCGGCCCTCCACCAGCACCACGTCCCGCCCCGGGTCGCGCTCCTTGGCGATCAGTGCGGTCCACAGTCCGCTGTAGCCACCGCCGACGACCAGCAGATCGCAGGTCTCGGCGCCGGTGAGGGCGGGCTCGGGGTGGGGCTTTCCGGGGTCGTCCAGCCAGTACGAGACCGGCTGGGCTTCAGAGAGTGCCTTTGTCCAGTCACTGCCACGGCTCATGGCGCTCGGGGCCATGATGTCAACTCCCTACAGGGGATTACGAAGGCTTATGCCTTTTGCTTGTTACGGCGATTACTGATGACCATAGAAGCCAGGACGAGCAGTACGGCGACCAGGAACATGGCCGTACCGATGACATTGATCTGAACGGGTGTGCCGCGCTGCGCCGAGCCCCAGACGAACATGGGGAAGGTGACGGTCGAGCCCGCGTTGAAATTGGTGATGATGAAATCGTCGAAGGAGAGCGCGAAGGCGAGCAGCGCGCCCGCGGCGATTCCCGGGGCCGCGATCGGCAGGGTGACCCGGACGAAGGTCTGGAACGGGCCGGCGTACAGATCCTGCGCCGCCTGCTCCAGCTTCGGGTCCATCGACATCACGCGCGCCTTGACGGCCGTCACGACGAAGCTGAGGCAGAACATGATGTGGGCGATCAGGATCGTCCAGAATCCCAACTGTGCACCCATGTTGAGGAACAGGGTGAGCAGCGAGGCCGCCATGACGACCTCGGGCATCGCCATCGGCAGGAAGATCAGGGAGTTGACGGCACCCCGCGCGCGGAACCGGTAGCGGACCAGCGCGAAGGCGATCATCGTGCCGAGGAGCGTGGCGCCGAGCGTCGCCCAGAACGCGATCTGGAGGCTGAGCGACAGCGAGCCGCACATGTCGGCGACACCGCACGGGTCCTTCCAGGCGTCCGTGGAGAACTCCTGCCATTCGTAATTGAAGCGCCCCTTCGGGTTGTTGAAGGAGAACACCGTGACGACGACGTTCGGCAGCAGGAGATAGCCGAGGGTCAGCAGTCCCGCGATGACGACGAAATGGCGCTTGAGCCAGTTGACGAAGGCCATTTAAACCAGATCCTCCGTTCCGGACCTGCGAATGTAGAGGGTGACCATGATGAGGATCGCGGCCATCAGGATGAAGGAGAGGGCCGCGGCCGTCGGATAGTCGAGAATCCGCAGGAACTGGGTCTGGATGACATTGCCGACCATGCGGGTGTCGGTCGAGCCGAGCAGATCGGCGTTGACATAGTCACCGGCCGCCGGGATGAACGTCAGCAGCGTGCCGGAGACGACACCCGGCATCGACAGCGGGAAGGTGACCTTCCGGAAGGTCGTGATCGGCTTGGCGTACAGATCCCCCGCCGCCTCGTGCAGCCGTCCGTCGATGCGCTCCAGCGAGGAGTACAGCGGCAGGATCATG contains:
- a CDS encoding ABC transporter permease; the protein is MAFVNWLKRHFVVIAGLLTLGYLLLPNVVVTVFSFNNPKGRFNYEWQEFSTDAWKDPCGVADMCGSLSLSLQIAFWATLGATLLGTMIAFALVRYRFRARGAVNSLIFLPMAMPEVVMAASLLTLFLNMGAQLGFWTILIAHIMFCLSFVVTAVKARVMSMDPKLEQAAQDLYAGPFQTFVRVTLPIAAPGIAAGALLAFALSFDDFIITNFNAGSTVTFPMFVWGSAQRGTPVQINVIGTAMFLVAVLLVLASMVISNRRNKQKA